The following DNA comes from Mucilaginibacter jinjuensis.
ACTGGTCACGGCCGTTGTAATCGGCCAATACATTGCCGTCCGATTTGAGAATGAACCCGGAGATGTCACTCACCATTGCTGTTACCTTTGGCCCGAACTCATTTTGAATTTTAACGGTGACGAGTAACAGTAAAGGGTCATCTTTAGCCAGCATCATGCTTTCATTCAGGTAATAAATGATGTCGCTTGTCGTTCGGGAGATCTGTTTCACCATCAGGCCGTCTTTTAATGCGGAATTCATATTGGCCAGCGAATTGTAGATCAGCGTCTGTGCGGCAACCACGGATGACTCGTTGGCATTGATGGTATTCACATTGTCGTTGATCTTTTTAAGATAATCCTGGTGTGTGCCTTCGGCAGCCATGCGGACTGCCTGGTTTTCCTGGACCGCCAATAAATGCTGCGGATCAACGACCATCTCCTGCGCCAGCGCGACCGTGGACAAAAAGCTTAAAATTATCAGGAGCAAGCCTTTCATTGCTTTAAGTACTTCGCATTGGCCAGGATGTTGCTGATCATATGCTGATCTTCATAGACGAAATCATCGTAGGGGTTAACGTGGTGCAAAAGCGAAGCCAGCGTGCCGAACTGTACATTGCGCACCAGGCGGTTGCTCATATCTTCTATGTTGCTGAGTTCCGTGATGACATAATCAAAGAGCAGCTTGCGGTCGGAAGACTTCATTTGGTTTACATCCCCGATAGAGATGATCAAACCGGCCAGATAGCGTATCAGCATTTGGGAATGGTCGGCAAAATCGATCTCTGTTTGGTACGCGAGGGCGATGATCGCCGGGTTCTTTTGGGCAAGCTGAATCAATTGCGACTGTGAAGTAATAATGCTGTTGACCATCGGTTCGGCTTCAATGCCGACGTTGGCAGCGGTGATCGCCGTACCCAAAGTAGCGTACCGGTTTTGCAGTGTGCGGTACATATCCTTGATCTTGCCAAGCAGGGTCTTGTTGGCCGTTTCCGTGGTCGTGACGGTAGCCTGCTTATCGCGGGCGTTGGTTTGTAGGCTGTGTTCCGATTTGGAATAGGAAACCAGTTGTAACAGTTCCGGAATGTCCAGTACTTTACCCTGCCCGTAGGACAAAACCGAAAGCAAACAGCCTAAAGCGGTTAGCAGCAAATATCTTTTGATCATAAAATCTAAGCGTTAAATAAATCGGGCTGGTCACCATACTGGTCCCAGCCTTGCCGCGACTGGCGGCTGAAGACGTCAAAGCGGCGGGCATCGGGGTATAGCTGCTCGATCAGGCGGTAAGCGATTTCAGGTTTTCGGCTGTGTTCCCTTGACGTCTCATGAAAAACCGACAGGAACTTGCCGCGAATAGCGGGAGCCACCGGCATAAACCCGCCCTTGTAATACCAGAGCAGGTATTCGTGCGCAAAACGGATGGTAAAGCACGGTGCCACGCCGTTTCCTTTATCCCATATCATCCGGCAATGACGCTGATAGCCGCGAACGCTCAGCATCGTTTCACAGGGCGCTAAAAAGCTTTCGATGGTCCACATGAACAGGGAATGTTGTTGTGCTGCGAGACTAAAGATCTCTTTATCCAGCAACTCGAAAATGGCTTCTACCGGTAACGTCCTGTAATCCAGTTCGCGGGCCTGATTAGGACGTACCTTTCGTAAGCCGCCCTTTCGCTTGGGCCAGGGCGGATCGATCAGCAATATCCCGTAAGGCTCAGCGGTGCAGGTATTTAGCTTCACTGATCACGGAGTTGGCAATGCGTACGTCCTCGCTCTGCCAGGTTGACCACGGGTTGAGGGACGCCCAGATGCCGCGCAGCTGCGCCCAGTACATCGCCCGCTGCATGCCATAGGCCAGTCCGCGCAAGGCGTGCATTTCGGTAACGATATGGTTAAGCAATTTCCCGCGTTCGGAGCTGTCCATTAAGTTATCGCTGCCACCGCGCAGCACATAGGCGGAAACATCCGCTGCCAGCGCCACTGCCCGTTTTTCGAAATCCTGGGCGCCCTGCTGCGCGAACAAAAGCAGCACCGGGTTACCGCGCGCGGTCTGAACAGCCTTATCGACATCACTAACGATATCGGAACCCGTTTCGGCGATATCCCTGATCGAGTAAAGGTTATTGATCACAGAGGCCACTTCGGAAAGTCCCTTATAAATTTTGTTTTGCAAATTATTGACAATGACCAGCTGCCCGCTGACGGCAAGCTGCGCGGTCTGTATCGCCGTTAATTTATTGTTGGTATTGTTTAACTGGTTATTAATAATGGCGCTGTTGGCCAGCATAGCCCCCGAGGTGACCGGGTCAACGACCAGTTCCTGGGCATGCGATGCCGTGCAAAGCAACAGCCCGGCTATAAAGAGCAGCCATGTTTTCATGTTAAAAGGGTTAAAGGTTTGTTCTGCCGGTTGACCTGCTGAACGAAGTCACCTGCTGGTATTCCGGCCTTATCGATGTCCGATAGGAATGCGTCCAGTGCGGCCGGATAGGAACCATAATGCTGCACATAGATCTGAACCGCATTTTTTTCCGGCTTTTCCGTGGTATAGACATAATATTGGTGGCGGCTCACTTCTACACCGTAAACCTCGCCGGTAGAACCGCGTCGTATATATACCTCGTTAAACCGGGCCCGGTCGTCGCGGTTATCCAGTTGATTGATGGTAAATATTTTACGCTGCTCCGTTGGAGAAATGGACAGCACTTTGGCGATCTCAGCGTAATTATCCCGGAATTTGCGCTGGTCGAGGAGGATAACCGTATCCGAGTTGTTGATGATACTGTCTTTAACAACGGGATTGCTTATAATATCGGAAAGTTCCTGCGTTACTTCGATGACCTCCCCCCAGAACTTGCGGACGGTTTTGTTGAGATACAATAAAAATGAACTCATGATCGGTGACATCAGCGCCCGCCAGGCTTCTTCGAGGATCAGCACTTTTCGCTGATTCTTACGGTTACGCATCTTCTGGATAAATACATCCATGATGATCAGGGTAACTATTGGCAGCAACACCGCATTATCTTGTAAAGCGTCAATTTCATAGACCACAAACGGCTCGCTCAGCAGCGACTGGTCACCAGCTTCATTAAGGATACTTTCATATTCACCGCCCCGGTAGAACTTCTTCAGTACATAACGAAACTCATCGAGATCGAAAGGAATACGTTCTTCGCTTTTGATCTCGGGTATTTTCTTCAGGGCAAATTCATAAAAACTGTTAAAGGACAGATCAATGCCCGAACCTTCGGAAAAAGCGATGGCATAGTAACCGCTTACCGTGGCTGTCAGGACGTCCCTTTCGATCGTGGACACCGAACCGCCGGCACCCTTCCAAAGCAGGGCGATCAGGGTGACGAGGTTGTCTTTCTTTTCCAGGTTGTATTCATCTTCGGTGATCAGGAATGGGTTCATGGTGATCGGCCTGTCATCCGACCAGGTGATGTATTTTCCGCCGTAATACGCGCACAGACCGGAGTAGGAATGGCCGACATCGACGATGACCACATCGACGTTAAAAAGCAGGTATTGTTCGACTAAGGAGTTCATAAAGAACGACTTACCAGAGCCGCTTGGGCCTAACACGAACTTGTTCCTGTTGTTGATGCGTCCGGTGCGCATGGGCAGGTCAGCAGGATCTATCGCTACGGGGATACCTTTATGGTCGGTCAGCCGGATGCGGAAGGACGACGCTTCATCTTCCATGGGCCGTTCCTTGAAAAAAAGGGAAAGCGCGGCGTCGCTGGTCGTCAGGAACCAGTCGTAATTGCGTAGTTCCACACCGTTGCCCGGCAGTGCCGCCCGGAACAATTCCAGTTGGTTATAGGCGTTCTGATTTGGGATGATGCCCAGCTGAAACAAGGCGCTTTCAATAAAATTCACGGAGCGCTGTATGTCAGCGGCAGGTGCGGACAGGACAATGCTGTAGTGGACGTTGACGAGCAACTGCCCGTTGCGTGCCACATCCTTCAACAATTGGTCGATATCCTCCACGCACAATAAATTCGCCGGATCGGGAATACCGGAATGGCGCTTGCGCTTTACTTCCAGTTTGTTTAAAAGTGACTGTTGTGCGGGGATCTCGATCACCTGGTTATACAGGATGGATTCAAAAGCAGGTACCTTATACAAAAATGAAAGCATGTCTACCGGAAATCCGCGCACCGCTTCATTTTCATTGAGTTCGGTAAATGTCCCGATCTCTGCTGGCATATCTACATTTTCGCTGTTCACCAGCGGAATGCAGCGTATGGAGCGGTCACCCATTTGGATCTCGGTGTCCGTAGGTTTAAAATTATTGAGGGAAAATGGCGCCTCGCCAAACCGCATGGCCAGTACCCGGCGGATAAGGCCGCTGATCTTGGTTTCGTTTAGTATGACGGGTTCGCATCTGGCGGCTTTTAATACATCGGTAACCTTGACAACCGATGTGCGGAAGTCCCTTAATTGTTTCGGGTCATACACATAGAAACGCCCTTTTTTTACTTGCCTGGTGATGGTCAGGTAAGTGTCTATGCGCAGGGCCGCACGACCGGCAAAATGGGCATTGAATTTTTGTTGCAGGTATTCGGACGCCGGCGGCGGGTCGAAAGGCGCTTTATGCAGGATATCCTGTTTTTGCAGCAGATAACCGTCACCCAATATTTTGATAATGCCGGTGAGCAGATTTTGAAACTCGTCATAATCGCCTGCTGCCGCCGAATACTGGATGACCGGATTTTTCATGGCGATCACGACAGAAAACTCACCGCTTGCACTATACAGGATATCAAAGTCCTTACCGGCATCCACGCCGATATAGGGCGTTTCAAAATTCCGGGCGTTCATAGATCAAAGGAGTGACGATGAAAATACCTTTGTGCCGGGTCTTGTTATACAGGCCCTTTTTCTGGCGTGAGGCGATGTAGACCAGGCCGCCGACGATGCAGCCGATCAATACGATGGTTCCGAGCCACATGTTGATCACCGCCATCGTGACGGAGCCAAGGACAAGGCCGGTGAGTACGGCGCCTATTCCCCAGTAAATGAATTTGCCCCGGAAACCTTTGTAAATAAGGGGCCGCGAAAGCCCCTTATAAACTGTAAATTTTCGCTGCGTCATAAACCGAAGAAGGCTTTGATTATCAGCGAGGATAGCACCAGAAAGAGACAGGAACCTCCCCATCCCATCAGCTCTTTGTTGATGTCCTGGTCACCGCTGTTCCATTTCGAATACACGCGGATACCGCCGACAATGCCGACGATCCCGCCGATAACCAAAGTAATGTCGGTAACCGGGTCTACATAGGTCTTCAGGTTAGAAGTAGCGGCGTTAAGGCCGTTGACGCCGCTTTGGGCAAATACGAAGATTGGGCTGACGATAAGCGCCAGTACCCAGGCCAGCTTGCGCCGGATGTTTTTAAGCATGAAAAAAGCATAAAAGAGAATTTTTTGAAGCCGGCTTAAGGAATTCGTGCGGCTAACATGGAAATACTGGTTTTAGATACCGAAAACGGCCTGACAGAACGCGCCGAGTAAAACCATAAACAAGGCGGAAAAGAACCAGGCAGCTACTTCAGCTGTGAATCGCTCGCGGCCCATCTGTAAGTTGTGGTAAATGCGCACAGCACCGATGATGCCTAATATGGCGGCCAGGACGAGCGACAGGTCACGCGCTGAAAAGAACGACTGCGTCAGGTCTGAGCGGGCTTCCTGCATTTCGGTTATACCGGGCTGACAGATGGCAGCGAACGGAATAAACAGGAGCATTACCAGCAGCTTCTTCATTTTAAAAGGTAACCGACTGGTTGTAGGCGATCAGCTCTAATTTGGCGTGCTGGAAAAGCTCCTTTACTCTTAACCCGCCAAGGCCGGAGGTTGCGACCTCAACGGGCGCTTTTGGGGAAGCCGGCTGATTTTTTTCTTCCGTAACTTCCGGGCTTACCTGCTGCGGGGCTGCGGTTTCGTCAAAATGCAGCTCAGGGGCCGCCTCTTTATCGCCAGCCCCTTTCCCGCGAAGGAGGTCCCAGGCAATGTTCAGCAGGTAATAAAAGCCATACAATGCTGCTAACCAGGAGATGAATTTGATCCAGGTCATAAGGTCATGTTTTGAATGAATTGTTTAATGATCGCTTTGAGTTCGGGGTTGCCCTCGAATAGCTGTTTAACGGCGAAGGCTACCAGGCGTGTAACATCGACGCCCGTTGCCATTTTAAAATGATTAAGCGTCTTTACCGTTTTTTCGTCGAACCTGACGTGTACCAGGCTTTTGTGGTTCGAATTGTCATAGGCCCTGATGAGCGCCAGGATCCCGGCTTCTTCAGACAGGGCTTTTTTTTCCCTGGTTACCTTCGGTGGTTTCCCGTTTTCAGGTGGCGGCTGCGCGATACGGTTGCGTATCTCGTCGGCCAATGAGGTGATCTTGGTCATCGCTTCAGCCGTTTGGGGGCGCTGCCAGTTTTTCTGCTATGACCGTATAGATCTGGTCGAAGACCGGAATGATCACCGGGATCACGGGCAGCGGTGTCATGAAGGTGGTCACCCGCTGAAAATCGATCCTGTCCGGTATCAGCGGTGCCATGACCCCCAATTTTGAAAGCTGCTTGTTGACTTCCTGCATCGTTTCATAACGCACATTTGCTTTGACCCGGTTGGGAATAAAAATGATGGGTATGGCCGGGTTGATCTTACGCAGCACGATGGCGAATAAAATGGTCGAGTCGAAGCTGAATTCATCATAGGAAAACGGGCAGATCAGCAGGTCTGCCGAATCAAAGACCGGCAGGAGGCCGTCGTCATCCAGCTTTCCCGGCAGATCAATGATGACTGCTTCGGTCGGGGTTTGCATAATAGCGCTCTGTAATACAGGGTAATGGGCTAATTGCGCGGCGACGACATCATATGGCGGTTTGTTTTCCAGCACTTTGCCTTTTTCAAATTTTTGCGCAATAGACTGCTGGTAGTCCATGTCGATGAGCGTCACCTTTTGTTGTTTAACCAGGGTCAGGTAGTTGGCCAGTAAAAGAGCGATCGTGCTCTTTCCGCACCCGCCTTTCTGGTTGCCGATAAGAATGTTCATGAAGTTGAGATTAAAATTAACGGGTGTTTGTGCGCGCCTTTTTCTGCCTGCGCCTGCGTGGGCCATGGATCTGCTGATCGTCCACATCGTTGCTCAGATAAGGGCGGAAATACGTCAGATAGTTGCTTTTTAACTGTTTTTCCGCCGCCTCGGTGCTATTTTCCGGCAGAGAAGAACTTTGTGAAGGGCCGGCTTCGGTACCGGTAAGTACCGCCAGCTTCATGATCTCGCTGCCCTTGAACACCCGCTGCTGCACATGGTCGATGACCGTATAGCCATAGGGCGGTTTATCCCCGGACGCATGAAAGATCATTTCGATGCCGAATTCTTTTCTGAGAAAATCCCCAAGCTCGGAACGGTAAGGACCGGTCTGCGAGGTTCTCCCGCCGGGTAAATTGAGGGTGGCACGTTCGGGAACCGCATTAAATTGTTCCCGGTATTTGCTGAAGATCGCTTTCCAACGGATGGCCTGGGCCTTATCAGGCACATAGGCAGAAAGCCGTTCTTCCACGCGTTGCTCACTGACCGCAAAAAGCTGGCGTCCAAATTTGTAAAGCAACAGCTCGTTGTCCTTTTCACGGACCTGGTAGCCCATTCCTTCCAGCAACAGCAGCACCTGCGCCTTCGTGGAACACTGGTATTGCAATGCCTTGGCTGCATCCAGCTGCGCCTGGTGCGCCTCATCCTTTTGCAGCAATTGATTAAGCTGGTTTACGGCACGCCGGTGTTCGAAGGCGCTGTCGATCTTTTTGCCCTGCCGGTCAACCCGCGTACTGACCATGTGCACATGCGACTGATCGGTATCGCGGTGATGCACCAGAAGGTAAGGCTGATCCTTGTAGCCCATCCGGTCCAGCCACTGCCCGGCAAGTTGTGCCAATTTATCCTTGTCAAAGGAATGATCCGGCGCGGAGATCATGGCATGGAACTGAGGAAGCCTTACGTTTCGATTGAGGCCCGACAACGCTTCCAGGTAGTTACGGTAGTCTTCCGGCCTTACTTCGCGCAGTTGCCGCAGTGCTCCAAACCCTGAAACTTTCATTAAGGTAGCCTGTCCTTTTGCGATCTTATCAAAATTGTAAGTGATCGCCTTGAACGAAGCGCTGGCCCGGAAAATTTTAACGATCATAATAAATGAGCGAAGTAACAAAAGAACACGTTAACGGCCTATTACTGCAGCCGTGTAACTTCATAGCCGAATAACGATGCAGCAAACGACCGGTGCAACAATAGCACTATAGATCATGATAACAGATCAACATCCTAACTGCCGATCAGTATAGCGGCAGACCAGCAGAACGAAAGTGC
Coding sequences within:
- a CDS encoding relaxase/mobilization nuclease domain-containing protein is translated as MIVKIFRASASFKAITYNFDKIAKGQATLMKVSGFGALRQLREVRPEDYRNYLEALSGLNRNVRLPQFHAMISAPDHSFDKDKLAQLAGQWLDRMGYKDQPYLLVHHRDTDQSHVHMVSTRVDRQGKKIDSAFEHRRAVNQLNQLLQKDEAHQAQLDAAKALQYQCSTKAQVLLLLEGMGYQVREKDNELLLYKFGRQLFAVSEQRVEERLSAYVPDKAQAIRWKAIFSKYREQFNAVPERATLNLPGGRTSQTGPYRSELGDFLRKEFGIEMIFHASGDKPPYGYTVIDHVQQRVFKGSEIMKLAVLTGTEAGPSQSSSLPENSTEAAEKQLKSNYLTYFRPYLSNDVDDQQIHGPRRRRQKKARTNTR
- a CDS encoding TraG family conjugative transposon ATPase, producing the protein MNARNFETPYIGVDAGKDFDILYSASGEFSVVIAMKNPVIQYSAAAGDYDEFQNLLTGIIKILGDGYLLQKQDILHKAPFDPPPASEYLQQKFNAHFAGRAALRIDTYLTITRQVKKGRFYVYDPKQLRDFRTSVVKVTDVLKAARCEPVILNETKISGLIRRVLAMRFGEAPFSLNNFKPTDTEIQMGDRSIRCIPLVNSENVDMPAEIGTFTELNENEAVRGFPVDMLSFLYKVPAFESILYNQVIEIPAQQSLLNKLEVKRKRHSGIPDPANLLCVEDIDQLLKDVARNGQLLVNVHYSIVLSAPAADIQRSVNFIESALFQLGIIPNQNAYNQLELFRAALPGNGVELRNYDWFLTTSDAALSLFFKERPMEDEASSFRIRLTDHKGIPVAIDPADLPMRTGRINNRNKFVLGPSGSGKSFFMNSLVEQYLLFNVDVVIVDVGHSYSGLCAYYGGKYITWSDDRPITMNPFLITEDEYNLEKKDNLVTLIALLWKGAGGSVSTIERDVLTATVSGYYAIAFSEGSGIDLSFNSFYEFALKKIPEIKSEERIPFDLDEFRYVLKKFYRGGEYESILNEAGDQSLLSEPFVVYEIDALQDNAVLLPIVTLIIMDVFIQKMRNRKNQRKVLILEEAWRALMSPIMSSFLLYLNKTVRKFWGEVIEVTQELSDIISNPVVKDSIINNSDTVILLDQRKFRDNYAEIAKVLSISPTEQRKIFTINQLDNRDDRARFNEVYIRRGSTGEVYGVEVSRHQYYVYTTEKPEKNAVQIYVQHYGSYPAALDAFLSDIDKAGIPAGDFVQQVNRQNKPLTLLT
- a CDS encoding ParA family protein; translated protein: MNILIGNQKGGCGKSTIALLLANYLTLVKQQKVTLIDMDYQQSIAQKFEKGKVLENKPPYDVVAAQLAHYPVLQSAIMQTPTEAVIIDLPGKLDDDGLLPVFDSADLLICPFSYDEFSFDSTILFAIVLRKINPAIPIIFIPNRVKANVRYETMQEVNKQLSKLGVMAPLIPDRIDFQRVTTFMTPLPVIPVIIPVFDQIYTVIAEKLAAPPNG
- a CDS encoding MT-A70 family methyltransferase — translated: MKLNTCTAEPYGILLIDPPWPKRKGGLRKVRPNQARELDYRTLPVEAIFELLDKEIFSLAAQQHSLFMWTIESFLAPCETMLSVRGYQRHCRMIWDKGNGVAPCFTIRFAHEYLLWYYKGGFMPVAPAIRGKFLSVFHETSREHSRKPEIAYRLIEQLYPDARRFDVFSRQSRQGWDQYGDQPDLFNA
- a CDS encoding DUF4134 domain-containing protein; translated protein: MKKLLVMLLFIPFAAICQPGITEMQEARSDLTQSFFSARDLSLVLAAILGIIGAVRIYHNLQMGRERFTAEVAAWFFSALFMVLLGAFCQAVFGI
- a CDS encoding plasmid transfer protein, which encodes MTQRKFTVYKGLSRPLIYKGFRGKFIYWGIGAVLTGLVLGSVTMAVINMWLGTIVLIGCIVGGLVYIASRQKKGLYNKTRHKGIFIVTPLIYERPEF
- a CDS encoding DUF4134 domain-containing protein, with amino-acid sequence MLKNIRRKLAWVLALIVSPIFVFAQSGVNGLNAATSNLKTYVDPVTDITLVIGGIVGIVGGIRVYSKWNSGDQDINKELMGWGGSCLFLVLSSLIIKAFFGL